One window from the genome of Rufibacter tibetensis encodes:
- a CDS encoding mechanosensitive ion channel family protein codes for MQETTTSIGNLSSGLLRVAEEYWERFLFLLPNIILAILILFVALWLAARIRLLLESRLDKKSHNQITTRYIAMIAKWAITLLGLMLVLHTLGLSGVAGGIFAGAGVSALVVGFAFKDIAENFLAGLILAFNRPFEVNDSISVNDLTGKVLDLSLRTTHIRTFDSKDIFIPNGTILNSSVTNLTYNGLIRMDFVVGIDYNDNIQDAIDLIEKTTLGIDGVYREDPPYALVEELATNTVNIKVFFWVETDDYKKGALLLRGRMMQETAKALLGNGFGLPANIQELKLYDYQKSIPVQMMQPAEEQ; via the coding sequence ATGCAAGAAACTACTACCTCCATCGGAAATTTATCTTCTGGTTTACTGCGGGTAGCTGAGGAATATTGGGAGAGGTTCCTTTTCCTGTTGCCTAATATCATCCTCGCTATTCTGATCTTGTTTGTGGCTTTGTGGCTAGCAGCTAGAATAAGGCTCCTGCTGGAATCAAGGTTAGACAAGAAGTCACATAACCAGATTACCACCCGGTATATTGCCATGATTGCCAAATGGGCGATTACGCTTTTAGGGCTGATGCTGGTGCTGCATACCTTAGGTTTAAGTGGCGTAGCCGGTGGGATCTTTGCTGGGGCGGGGGTTTCGGCACTGGTGGTGGGCTTTGCTTTCAAAGACATTGCCGAGAACTTTTTGGCCGGACTTATCCTGGCCTTCAATCGTCCCTTTGAGGTAAATGACTCTATCTCTGTGAATGACTTGACCGGCAAGGTGCTGGATCTGAGCCTGAGAACCACCCACATCAGGACCTTTGACAGCAAGGACATTTTTATCCCCAATGGCACCATCCTAAACTCCTCCGTCACCAACCTCACCTACAACGGACTCATCAGGATGGATTTTGTGGTGGGCATAGATTACAACGACAACATACAAGATGCCATTGACCTGATTGAGAAAACGACGTTAGGCATTGATGGGGTGTATAGAGAAGACCCTCCTTATGCACTGGTGGAGGAACTGGCCACCAACACGGTCAACATCAAAGTATTTTTCTGGGTAGAAACGGATGATTACAAGAAAGGAGCTCTTCTCTTAAGAGGCAGAATGATGCAGGAAACCGCCAAAGCCCTGCTGGGAAATGGTTTCGGGTTACCAGCCAACATCCAGGAATTGAAACTATATGACTACCAGAAGTCTATTCCGGTACAGATGATGCAACCCGCCGAGGAGCAGTAA